CGCCGCGCCGATCTTTTCGGCCCACAAATCGAAGACATGGCCCCGGGTGATCCCGTTGAAGGAATAAAGACCCGGCGAAGTCCACAACTCCCCCTTACGGATAATGAAAAAATTGGTCGAGTTACAGCTTGCCACCAGCCCCCGCTGATCCAGCATCAGGGCTTCATCGGCGCCAGCCGCAATGGCCTGAATCAGCGCCTGAATGAGATTGAGCCGGCTATGGGAGTTCAGACGCAGATCAAACACATCCGGCGTCGAGCAACGGAACGTCGATGTGAACAGCGACAGCCCGTTCTCCGACAGCTCCGTCCTCGGCTTCTTTATCTCGGCCACGATCACCACGGTCGCGCCGGAGGCCATGAAACGCGGGTCCTGGTTCGGCGTGGTCTTGCGTCCGCGCGTGATCATAAGACGGATATGCGTGTTGTCCGCAAACCCGTTCTTTTCACAGGTTGCCAGCACCGCCTGCACCACCTCTTCACGGCTCATGCCAATATCCAGCGAGATGGCGCGCGCGCCCTCGAACAGACGGTCCATATGCTGGTCAACCGACAGAAGCCTGCCATTCACCAGCCGCAACCCCTCCCAGATTCCATCACCCAGAACGAAGCCTGCATCGAAGACGGAAACCGTCGCCTTGTCGCGATGCACGAAATCGCCGTTCACATAGATCAGGGCGTCGTCATTGCGGGGATCGCCATCATAGGATTGAGCACTGGAAGCGGGATTCATGACGGGCCTTTCTGGCTGAAAACTCAGAGTGAAAATTCGGACGACCGGGCGACGAAGGCACGGGTCAGTTCCTTTTGCGGGCTCTTGAAGACCTGTTCGGCTGATCCGGTTTCATGCACGACACCGTCATAGAGATAGATGACATGGGTCGCGAAGCGATAGGCGAAGCCGAGCTCATGGGTCACCAGCAGCATCGTCCGCCCGCTCTCGGCCAGCGTCAGGATGGTGCGCAGCACCTCCCCCACAAGCTCCGGGTCGAGCGAGGATGTCGGCTCATCGAACAGCAAGACCTCCGGGTCCAGGGCAAGCGCGCGGGCAATGGCAACCCGCTGCTGCTGACCACCCGACAGACGGCCCGGATACACATCCAGCTTGTCGCCAAGACCGACCCGCTCCAGCTCTTCGGCGGCACGTTCGCGCGCTGCGCGTCGGGGGCGGTGCAACACCGAAACCAGCCCCTCCATCACGTTTTCAGCAGCGCTCATATGCGGGAAAAGATTGAACTGCTGGAACACCATGCCGACCCGCTTGCGCACCGAGATCAGCTCACGCTCGCTATAGCTGACCGTTTCCGACCCGTCCCGG
The genomic region above belongs to Paracoccus sp. SCSIO 75233 and contains:
- a CDS encoding aminotransferase class IV, which codes for MNPASSAQSYDGDPRNDDALIYVNGDFVHRDKATVSVFDAGFVLGDGIWEGLRLVNGRLLSVDQHMDRLFEGARAISLDIGMSREEVVQAVLATCEKNGFADNTHIRLMITRGRKTTPNQDPRFMASGATVVIVAEIKKPRTELSENGLSLFTSTFRCSTPDVFDLRLNSHSRLNLIQALIQAIAAGADEALMLDQRGLVASCNSTNFFIIRKGELWTSPGLYSFNGITRGHVFDLWAEKIGAAHMKDFTLTQAYSADEAFVTGTLGGITPVTKIDGHVIGDGKPGELTRRAARVYWDWVRESCN
- a CDS encoding amino acid ABC transporter ATP-binding protein, whose translation is MTETAAALTDETILRCIGLRKSFGSLDVLKGIDLEVKRGDRIAIIGGSGSGKSTLLRCLNFMELPTGGEVILDGERIGTTRTGRDGSETVSYSERELISVRKRVGMVFQQFNLFPHMSAAENVMEGLVSVLHRPRRAARERAAEELERVGLGDKLDVYPGRLSGGQQQRVAIARALALDPEVLLFDEPTSSLDPELVGEVLRTILTLAESGRTMLLVTHELGFAYRFATHVIYLYDGVVHETGSAEQVFKSPQKELTRAFVARSSEFSL